One Streptomyces sp. NBC_00223 genomic window carries:
- a CDS encoding cell division protein PerM, giving the protein MTHTSESATAPVPPPDPPETGAGAGAVTGPEPRSEPEFDSEPEEAAGARAAWPAVRASAFAGGMSAAGLGLGAVITVVLLLWMSSPFPESGLGGALHIGAGLWLLAQGAELVRTGTLSGDPAPVAVTPLLLSALPAWLLYRGTASVVTEADPEDPREAALVAGRVLGGYLVVAAVVVGWAAGGSLRVNVLTALYVLLFAAVAAGAGAWKGCGRPAFFGAVGEEIGAALRGAGIAGGVLLAGGALLGAVSLAWHAGASGRTYAQLSGPLVGRFAVLLLAVALVPNLAVWAASYGLGVGFSVGVGSAVGPAGASGYGLLPAFPLLAALPQPGVGGWVGWVTLVVPGAAGGVMGWWAGGRGWAVWRTVRVVAGAGVVCGCGFAVLAAWSGGALGTGTLARFGPTWWLAGPAALAWTVAVALPTSLLTRVAPRCRPLWNAALRFLPHA; this is encoded by the coding sequence GTGACGCACACGAGCGAATCCGCAACGGCCCCCGTACCGCCGCCCGACCCTCCCGAGACCGGAGCCGGAGCCGGAGCCGTAACCGGGCCCGAGCCCAGGTCCGAGCCCGAGTTCGACTCCGAGCCCGAGGAGGCGGCAGGGGCGAGAGCGGCGTGGCCCGCCGTCCGGGCGTCCGCCTTCGCCGGGGGGATGTCCGCGGCCGGGCTCGGGCTCGGGGCGGTCATCACGGTGGTCCTGCTGCTGTGGATGAGTTCGCCCTTCCCCGAGAGCGGGCTCGGCGGGGCGCTGCACATCGGCGCCGGGCTGTGGCTGCTCGCGCAGGGCGCCGAACTCGTACGGACCGGCACGCTGTCCGGCGACCCGGCGCCGGTCGCCGTCACCCCGCTGCTGCTCAGCGCGTTGCCCGCGTGGCTGCTCTACCGAGGTACGGCGTCGGTGGTCACCGAGGCCGACCCGGAGGACCCCCGCGAGGCGGCGCTGGTGGCCGGGCGGGTACTCGGCGGGTACCTCGTGGTGGCCGCGGTCGTGGTGGGCTGGGCGGCCGGCGGGTCCTTGCGGGTGAACGTGCTCACCGCGCTCTACGTGCTGCTGTTCGCGGCGGTCGCCGCCGGGGCCGGGGCGTGGAAGGGGTGCGGGCGGCCGGCGTTCTTCGGGGCGGTCGGGGAGGAGATCGGGGCGGCGCTGCGGGGGGCCGGGATCGCCGGCGGGGTGCTGCTCGCGGGCGGGGCGCTGCTCGGCGCGGTGTCGCTCGCGTGGCACGCGGGGGCGTCGGGGCGGACGTACGCGCAGCTCAGTGGGCCCCTCGTGGGACGGTTCGCGGTCCTGCTGCTCGCGGTCGCGCTCGTGCCGAACCTGGCGGTGTGGGCGGCTTCGTACGGGCTCGGCGTCGGGTTCTCGGTGGGGGTCGGCAGTGCGGTGGGCCCTGCGGGCGCTTCGGGGTACGGGTTGCTGCCGGCGTTTCCGCTGCTGGCCGCGTTGCCCCAGCCGGGGGTGGGCGGCTGGGTCGGGTGGGTCACGCTCGTGGTGCCCGGTGCCGCGGGGGGCGTCATGGGGTGGTGGGCCGGGGGTCGGGGGTGGGCCGTGTGGCGTACGGTCCGGGTCGTGGCGGGGGCGGGGGTTGTGTGCGGGTGCGGGTTCGCTGTGCTCGCTGCGTGGTCGGGTGGGGCGCTCGGTACGGGGACGCTCGCCCGCTTTGGGCCGACGTGGTGGCTCGCGGGGCCCGCGGCCCTCGCGTGGACCGTGGCGGTCGCCCTCCCCACGTCCCTCCTCACCCGCGTGGCCCCGCGATGCCGCCCCCTATGGAACGCGGCACTCCGCTTTCTCCCCCACGCCTGA